AGATACCAGCCAACAAGAAGTGTGAGAGTCAGGATTCCGAATGTCCATAACAAAATATTCAGAGTGAATCCCTTGGTTATGGCATCTATTCCCTCCTTGGCGGAGTAATATTCATCCTCGTAGGTGGAGGCAACAATCACCCAGTCCCAGCTAAAGAAGTGAATTGCGACCGATATTTTCCTCCTTGGCGCGTTGCCACTTCCCGGTTCCGCCCACATATAAGAGTGGAAAACTGCATCTTCAGATTTAACAGCTTCATCAATCAATGTCTGTACATAATATTTTCCATCGACATCTTTGTTGTACCAGGCACTTTCACCCTCTTTTTTACCATCCTGGGTAATCAGGTATTTCCCTTTTCGTTCACCCGTTGCGCCATAAACGGTAACTTTACCTGTCTCACCAACCTTAACAGACTGGATGTTTTTTCTGAGCGAGGGAACTGCTTCTATCTGTTCTCCAACACTGAGAACCGCTATAATCTGTTTGTTGTCATCAAAGACGGGTTCGTATGAAGCGATGTACCAGGAGCTTCCAACGAGTGAGATTCCCTTGTAGCTCTGACCTTTCAGAATTGCTTCCACCACTTCGTTTTTTGTACCGTCAGGTTTTACGGCAGGGATAAATGTTCCGAGTGATCTTTGCTGCGAGTTGGTTGAAACATTGGTTGCCACTCTGATCAGGTCACCTTCGTTGTTCATTCTCTGAAAAACGCTTGAAACCACACCCATTGAGTTGTGAATTTCGTCGACAATCGGAACCGGTGTGGAGAACGAAGTGACCTGTCCGAGCCACTTCCCGCCGAGCATCAGTTTTGGGATGGTAACTTTGATGCTTTTTTTGGTATATTGATCAATAGCTATCCATTCAACCTTGTCACCGCTTAACTTTAGTCCGCCATCGGCTTCAAGTATCTGCCATGCAATTTTCTGGGCACGATCAACCTTTTCCTGGATGAGATCGTTGGAAGTGCTGCAGAGTGAGTACATATCCCAGACTATCTGCTTGAGCGCCTCTCTCCCGAGAGTATCAAGTTCGGCTTCCGTTCTCTCACTTATATTTCCTTTTATGCGGAAAACTGCGATTTGAGTGACAACAAGCGGTAAAAGTGCGGCGAACAGCACGAGTGCTATTACTTTACGCCTAAGAGTAAGCTTCACGGCTTCTCTCCTGAATTTTTAATGATTGATGATGTAACCGGAATACGAATTCTATTATAAAACAGAAACTTAATTTCTTAAATAATTGAATCATATACAAATATAAAAACCAACTAAATGATTATTTTTTATCATTATTTTTAAAAGTTTCTTCAAAAAGAACAATTTTGCATTTTTTCAACCTTTGAAGCGTCACGAAAGAATATAATTCCCTATGTCTCAAACCCCTTTAATGGCTCAGTATTTCAAGATAAAGCAGGCAAATCCCGATACAGTCCTCCTCTTCAGGATGGGAGATTTCTATGAGACATTCGAAGAAGATGCACGAATTGCATCAAAAGTACTAGGTATCACCCTCACCAAAAGAGCAAATGGTGCCGCAGGTGATGTGCCTCTCGCGGGGTTCCCCCACCACGCAGTGGAAAGCTACCTCCCGAAACTCGTGAGAGCGGGTTATCGTGTGGCAATCTGTGAGCAGGTGGAAGACCCGAAACTTGCAAAGGGAATAGTGAAAAGGGAAGTTATCGAAGTTGTTACACCCGGAGTGGTTTTCTCGGACAAAGTGCTCGATCTGAAGAAAAACAATTATCTGATGGCTGTGAATTTTGCAGATCCTGTTTCAGGGGTTGCGTTCTGCGACATTTCCACTGGCGATTTTTCCCTCTTCGAAGTGGAGACGGCTCACCTCACCGACCAGATCGGTGTGATTGCCCCGGCTGAAGTTCTCTCTCCGCGAAAATCGAAGGATGTTGTCACCGCCCTCCTCTCTTCCTCTGGCAGCGAAGCAAGAATAACCAAACTTGACGACTGGATTTTTAACCGTGAGTATGCAAAGGAAATTCTTCTGAAACACTTCGGAACGGTTAATCTGAAGGGATATGGAGCGAGTGAAATGGAGATCGCTCTGCCGGCTGCAGGTGCAGTGCTCCACTATCTGCAGGAGACACAAAAAGCGAACCTGACCCACCTGACCAAACTTTCGGTCTATAACCCTTTAGAGTATATGGTCCTCGACTGGTCAACCAAACGAAACCTTGAGATTACCTATTCGATGGCAGACGGTGGGAAAGACGGGACACTTTTTGCGGTACTAGATAAAACCGAAACCCCTATGGGTGGACGACTCCTTAAAAAATGGATATCCTCCCCCCTCACAAAACTTGAACCGGTACTTCAAAGACAGGAATCTGTTGAGGCTCTCTACAATGTGAAGAAGACGAGGGAGAAACTTAAAAAAAACCTGTCGAACATCGGGGATCTCGAGAGGTTGATCTCAAGAATCTGCACGGGGAGAGCCACCCCAAGGGAAATTGTCTCACTCAAGTATTCCCTGCTCGAAATCCCGGAGATTATCAAAATTTTATACGAGATCGACAATCCCGTTATGAACCGTCTGAGGGAGTCACTCGTACCTCTAAACGATGTAACTGCAAAAATTGATGAGGCAATCTCCGATAATCCTCCGCTTTCTCTCGCTGACGGAGGGGTAATCAAGCGTGGATACAGCATCGAACTCGATGAAATGAGGGAGATCCTCTATTCGGGGAAGGACTGGATCACCGACCTCCAGAAAGTGGAACGGGAAAGAACGGGAATATCATCTCTTAAGATAAGTTTCAACCGTGTATTCGGTTACTACATCGAAATCAGTAATGTTCACAGGGAAAAGGTACCCCCCGAGTACATAAGGAAGCAGACCCTCGTGAACGCCGAAAGATACATTACTCCCGATCTCAAGGTTTACGAAGAGAAGGTTTTGCATGCGGAAGATAATATCCGCTCTCTCGAAGCAGAGCTTTTTAACGATGTAAGGATGTACACTTCCTCCTTCACGGAAGTGGTGCAGAAAAATGCGAAATTGATAGCAATGCTCGACTGTCTAAACTCGTTTGCGGAAGCTGCGGTTGAGTACAACTATGTGAAACCTCTCGTTACCGAGTCAAAAAAGATAGAAATATACGATTCCCGTCACCCCGTGGTTGAGAGAATACTGCCTCCGGGAGAGAAGTTTACCTCAAACGATTACCTGCTCGACTGTGAAAAGGATCAGATAATTGTGCTCACAGGTCCCAACATGGCTGGAAAATCGGTTTATCTCCGTCAACTTGGTTTGCTTGTGCTGCTCGCACAAATCGGTTCCTTTGTCCCTGCAAAAAAAGCCGAAATCGGAATTGTTGATCGAATTTTCACCCGTGTAGGGGCAAGTGACAACATCACCGCCGGCGAGAGCACATTCCTCGTCGAGATGCAGGAGGCAGCAAACATCCTGAATAATGCAACCGGCAAAAGCCTCATCCTTCTCGATGAAATCGGGAGGGGCACCAGTACTTTTGACGGACTGTCAATCGCCTGGTCGATGACCGAGTACCTTCACGAAAATCCCCGTTGCGCTGCAAAAACCCTTTTTGCCACACACTATCACGAATTGAACGAGATGGCGGAGATATTCCCCCGAATCAAAAACTACAGGGTGCAGGTAAGGGAATACGATGACAAGGTTATCTTCCTTCACAAAGTCTCACCGGGAAGCGCAGACCACTCCTACGGTATTCAGGTCGCCATGATGGCGGGACTCCCTCTGGAAGTTACCTCGAGGGCAAAAGAGATTCTGGCAAACCTCGAAAGCAAGGAACTGACTCCGTATGAAGTAAAAAAGGCAAGAAAGATTAAAAAGGAACAGGAAGAACAGGGATTTTATCAACTGTCTCTTTTTGAGTTCACGGATGATGCCTTGAGGAAGGAGATTTCAGACATAAAAGTTGAGGAGCTTACTCCCGTTCAGGCATTGAACAAGCTCGATGAACTGAAGAAAAAGCTAAAGGACTGACGGAAAAACCTATCCGACTTTCTTCACAACTCTGAATCCAAAAGTGGCAGATCTCGAGTTGGGTGATGTGTAAAATCTGTTTGAGTTTCTTGCGGATTTGCTGTCATAATTCCAGCTTCCACCGCGGAGCACTTTTCCCGTTCCTTTATCAGGTCCCTTGGGATCAATAACCTGCTCACCCGAGTAGGGAGCATACCAGTCCCAGCACCACTCCCAAAGATTTCCCGACATGTCAAAAATTCCGAGTTCATTGGGGGATTTTTGCTTCGGCGGACGCATTTTTCCGTTCGAATTCTCTCTGTACCACCCCACCTGTAGAGGATCATCATTTCCGCTGAAAAGTTTCATTTTGCCCGACTTTCCACCCCGTGCAGCGTACTCCCATTCCGCTTCGGTCGGAAGCCTGTAGCCGTTCGCTTTGAAATTGCAGGTGACTTTCTGTCCGCGGATTGTGTAACAGGGATTCAGATTGTATTTGAGGCTCAGGTTGTTGCAAAACTTTACGGCATCGTACCAGCTTATGTTGTTTGCAGGAAGTGAAGGCTCACGCACTATGGAAATATTGTTTCCCATTACATCCTCCCACAATCCCTGGGTTATCTCGGTTGTCGAGATATAAAAAGCATAAACTGTAACATCCCTCATTTCCGATTCATCATCATCACACGGGATTCTGGGATCGAAACAACCCATGGCAAAACTTCCTCCCTCCACAAAAATCAGATCAAGCGGCTGAGCCCCTCTCTCTTCATTCACAAAGGAGAATGAGAACAGGGAAATAACCAGCGCTGTGAAGAGGAGTTTCATTCGTGTCGCAAGGGGTTAATTGCCTTTTCTGACGAGGCGAAGACCGGTGGTCGATTTTTTCTGACCCATACCCAACGAATCACGGGCGGCGACTCTCGATTTACCCTCTGTCGAGTTCCAGCTTCCGCCTCTTACAACGATTTTTCTTCCTGATTGCGGTCCTTTTGGATTTGCAATTTCGTTCGGATTGTATTTATCGTACCAGTCGTTACAGAATTCAGCGACATTTCCCGTCATATCGTATAAACCGTTGGAGTTTTTGGTTTTTTGCGCGACAGCATTGGTCTTTCTGCCGGAATTGGAATTTATCCATCCGGCAATTTCAGGTGAATTGCTACCGGAAAAACGGAACTGCTTCAGAGAGTCCGAACCTCTCGCGGCAAACTCCCATTCAGCCTCGGTCGGCAGTCTAAATCCGTTTGCATTAAAATCGCAGATGACGGAATCCCCGTCAAT
The sequence above is a segment of the Bacteroidota bacterium genome. Coding sequences within it:
- a CDS encoding methyl-accepting chemotaxis protein gives rise to the protein MKLTLRRKVIALVLFAALLPLVVTQIAVFRIKGNISERTEAELDTLGREALKQIVWDMYSLCSTSNDLIQEKVDRAQKIAWQILEADGGLKLSGDKVEWIAIDQYTKKSIKVTIPKLMLGGKWLGQVTSFSTPVPIVDEIHNSMGVVSSVFQRMNNEGDLIRVATNVSTNSQQRSLGTFIPAVKPDGTKNEVVEAILKGQSYKGISLVGSSWYIASYEPVFDDNKQIIAVLSVGEQIEAVPSLRKNIQSVKVGETGKVTVYGATGERKGKYLITQDGKKEGESAWYNKDVDGKYYVQTLIDEAVKSEDAVFHSYMWAEPGSGNAPRRKISVAIHFFSWDWVIVASTYEDEYYSAKEGIDAITKGFTLNILLWTFGILTLTLLVGWYLSNKITEPVTQLIGSVEKIAIGDLKAGNDFLEKFETQHKKSLSLAKLFKIEDSDESLILVAAVKKMAKNLFSLLSQVGSSGVQVNSSVTQITASARELEATVAEQAASIKEVTATAKEILQTSNSLLKTLEENIGNSVATAATTALEGRNNLQTLESAIHQLINATGSISAKLSIINTKANKISSVVTTINKISDQTNLLSLNAAIEAEKAGEFGKGFSVVAREISRLADQTAIATHDIEHMVREMQSSVSSGVMEMDKFSEEVRRDSITVSSISERLNDVINNVNELAPHFEEFNYGMRRQTEGAEQISESMQQLSVAAEQTRESLQEFKSATSQLNSAVSTLNDELQRFKTS
- the mutS gene encoding DNA mismatch repair protein MutS → MSQTPLMAQYFKIKQANPDTVLLFRMGDFYETFEEDARIASKVLGITLTKRANGAAGDVPLAGFPHHAVESYLPKLVRAGYRVAICEQVEDPKLAKGIVKREVIEVVTPGVVFSDKVLDLKKNNYLMAVNFADPVSGVAFCDISTGDFSLFEVETAHLTDQIGVIAPAEVLSPRKSKDVVTALLSSSGSEARITKLDDWIFNREYAKEILLKHFGTVNLKGYGASEMEIALPAAGAVLHYLQETQKANLTHLTKLSVYNPLEYMVLDWSTKRNLEITYSMADGGKDGTLFAVLDKTETPMGGRLLKKWISSPLTKLEPVLQRQESVEALYNVKKTREKLKKNLSNIGDLERLISRICTGRATPREIVSLKYSLLEIPEIIKILYEIDNPVMNRLRESLVPLNDVTAKIDEAISDNPPLSLADGGVIKRGYSIELDEMREILYSGKDWITDLQKVERERTGISSLKISFNRVFGYYIEISNVHREKVPPEYIRKQTLVNAERYITPDLKVYEEKVLHAEDNIRSLEAELFNDVRMYTSSFTEVVQKNAKLIAMLDCLNSFAEAAVEYNYVKPLVTESKKIEIYDSRHPVVERILPPGEKFTSNDYLLDCEKDQIIVLTGPNMAGKSVYLRQLGLLVLLAQIGSFVPAKKAEIGIVDRIFTRVGASDNITAGESTFLVEMQEAANILNNATGKSLILLDEIGRGTSTFDGLSIAWSMTEYLHENPRCAAKTLFATHYHELNEMAEIFPRIKNYRVQVREYDDKVIFLHKVSPGSADHSYGIQVAMMAGLPLEVTSRAKEILANLESKELTPYEVKKARKIKKEQEEQGFYQLSLFEFTDDALRKEISDIKVEELTPVQALNKLDELKKKLKD
- a CDS encoding formylglycine-generating enzyme family protein, with product MKLLFTALVISLFSFSFVNEERGAQPLDLIFVEGGSFAMGCFDPRIPCDDDESEMRDVTVYAFYISTTEITQGLWEDVMGNNISIVREPSLPANNISWYDAVKFCNNLSLKYNLNPCYTIRGQKVTCNFKANGYRLPTEAEWEYAARGGKSGKMKLFSGNDDPLQVGWYRENSNGKMRPPKQKSPNELGIFDMSGNLWEWCWDWYAPYSGEQVIDPKGPDKGTGKVLRGGSWNYDSKSARNSNRFYTSPNSRSATFGFRVVKKVG